From the Glycine max cultivar Williams 82 chromosome 11, Glycine_max_v4.0, whole genome shotgun sequence genome, the window tattgcaatttcaatttctatatTCAATTTAACATGTGCTGTACATGGCTATTACGCTTGCAGTTTCTATACTATCTTTAAGTGGGTTATCATTCTGTTGATATGTAATGGATACTGGTTAAGAATACAGAGATTAACTGAAAGAAGGGAAATTTTGTTAAAGTTCCTCCTCCAACTCTGGATCATTGGTATCCATTCCAGGGTCAACAAGAGCAAGAATGATAAAAATGATGTCTTCCCTAGGAATTTGAGAGCTTACTCTCTCCCACCCAAAACAATATGACTACCTAACTAGCTTCCCTTACATTCTCTACCTTTATTTACAGCAAGCTAACTATTAGAACGTGGGTTTGggtctaactcaaccccaaaatcTAACTCATAAGATAAGAGTTGTGctccacttatatactctattttGATCTTATCTCTAGCCGATGTGTGACCTTAGTTTTTCTCAACACTAACTGATTAACCAAACTAACAGCTTTCCCAACACTTCCCTACTATCagggttataaaaaaaatatgatttgagTCCAAGTTCGGCCGAAAGGAATTAACCATGAACTGGGCCTAAAAGAAGTCGTTTGTGAGTTTGGCGAGGGGGAATGACCACAAGCCTGACCATAAAAGCTCGGCCCAAAGGAGTCAACCACAAGTCTAGACAACCACCCCCCCTGATGATGAAATATGATGTGATACAAGCAATAAACTAAGTGCAAACTGTATTAATATATAGTCTCCCTTCCACGCCAAAAAAGCATCCTCGTTCTCATTCATTGAATTCAAAGTTCCAAACATCTAGAGACAATTGTAACCCTAAGCAATCCACACTAGTCTTCTTGAACCCTTATGATAGATAcctatcattaaaaaaaaagttaattcgAAAATGATATACCCCAACCATAGCCAAACATCATAAATTGGTAATCGCTCCAAGAGCAAATGAGGACAATATTGCAATTTTCACCATCTTTGAGCCCACGTCTCGAGCCCATTCATTTGATTCGGACAGACACCATGCGAGGTCATGTGTTTTTAGGGTATCATCCAACAATGAAAGAATTGTCCcgttcaaaataatatataatattgtttGGTAGTTACTTCTATTACGATTACGGTACATCCTCtccatttattaattttcatgaTCCGGCTGCTTCTTTATACAACTGTTAAGTTTTTTAAACCTCACTTGATAATTAAATGTATTCTATTTAtaagatatattaaattaaagcaATAGGATGTGACTCAAAAGGATCTGCTCTTAATTATTCTAACACAAAACACATTCAAATCCATAATTactatttatcatataattagATAAAATGTAACTATTAAAAGATAAGGGAAATTATTAAGTTGTTATAATTTTCGACAAAGTACTCATATCTGTAGAAAAAAAACGAGAGCATAATACTAATGtaatttttctctataaattaaaaagtattaatcTCACGTTATTGATTTAAAATACCTTTGTCACATGCTACTAACAAGACAAGAGGCAAGTGATAACACTCTgaaggaattaaaaataaaattgtttataattgaaaatgttATTAATGTACTCTTATATATTGTAGTTTTTTAACGTATTCTCAACACAATTTAAGATAAAAGCGTTCTATTAGATAGTTCATCAAGATCATCATCATGatcacaaatagtttatatacgattaatatatgattaaatgttattaattatttcttataaattaaaaaacttaaatatatatatatatatatatatatatatatatatatatatatatatatatatatatatatatatatatatatatatatatatatatatatatatatatatatatatatatgatacggATTCAATGAGACATTGAGAGCATGAATATATGGTAGTCAGAAACAACATCGAATTGTAGAGATCTCTCACAAGTTGAGAGAAATCATTTTCCTCTATGAATTCACTTTGATGATACATTACACACAGAACATTAATTAAGCACAACCAAAGTCCGAGTTTATTGATTATCTTCATAAAATGAAGTTCGAACATAAAAACTTGATTAATTTGGTtcgattatttttttactggttACTGGTACTAGCAGGCATCTGAAGAGGTTCGATTCTTCCAATGTAAAAGTAGTTGTTGGATCATCCTGAGGGTTGTTGCATCGATCCTCCATCGGAATGTTGAACCCTGCACAGTTCAATTGAGGCGGCTATCCGAACGACCTACTTAActcatttccatttttttcatctatattAGACTaaacttcattaaaataaatgaatgctTAGTCCACTTGAAAAAACacgatattaatatttttttaaaataagtattaaaactattttttataatttaaactgttttatttttactccattttttaaaattattattggttCATTGTTTTCTTCACTTTCCAAAAGTACAAGGGTACGTGGAGCATAGTCAGAACCTACTCGACAAAAGGAAACTCGAATTGAAGCACCGAAATAACTGACGTTATTTTCAGATGTTTTCACAACGTAAACTTTGTATTATTCAAGGACTGtcgttattttcattttcatacaatatatacaagtgATACTGATATTGACAAATTTTCATcatctaattatatatttattgttatctataatatttaaaaattattatgtaatttattttttttacataattttcatgttttaataattattacaataaaaaaataatttatatttttggtttcatataatatatatatatatatatatacacacacgcaCGCAATATATcgtgaaaaaaattcacttaagaaaataaacaagcTGGTGGTAAGAAATGCGTCGCTGTACCAAAAATTCAAAGACCGATAATATCACAATAATATAAAGATGGAATATGTTGTTCcgcatgttaaaaaaattaatagtgaactgtgttaacatttttttaatttattctttattttttatcatatcacttagttttaattatcatatatttctctctttttattttcttatttgtcaCTTAATTATCTAAAACtaatgttataaattaattaaataggaATAGACTTtctctttaataataatatatttaaaaacgaGTATTTTTTAAGTTGTTATTTGGCCAGATTGGGCAGGTCAAAAGTAActgtattgaaaaataaaatcaattagagTGATGGTGTAATAAACGTCACTAACTATGTGGcttttaaaattatgagtgTTTGATAAgttatgtcttttttttatataagttggATTGACTAGTTTATAAAAtagtttgattaaaattaagttgtttaATATATgggtttattttaatatttttttaacttatttctaTAAGTTACTCgaactaatttaattataacttataagataATAGATTCTTATGttactttatatttttcaactagATTGTGCGGCCAAAGGGCCATTGATATCATGATTTTTCACTCATATATATTCTCACTAATATTGCATATATATGTCGTATATAAATTTGAGGACCATCactgtaccaaaaaaattattgagaacCATCAAATAATAAGTTTGGACAAGACAGTGGAatgtaatttactttattatataaatatatttatttttattattttatatttatcaattaactaatttgataaataattttaccaaacaatttctcttataaaaaaaattaccaaatacttttaattcaatatttgtttaataGCTTTATCTTTCAATTATCAAGCTTTCAAATTCAACTATTTTTGCCTAAGTCTGACATGTGGATCGGATATAATAGTGTAATAATGGATGTACATTGGAAAATGGATTTTGTGCAATTCATAAATCAGTGATTGACATGTACATGGAACTCGTATAATAAGTCATAGTCGTTCATATAATGTAATAATTCATAAATCATAACCAGTGCTGgattgctacaccccattacaGAATGTTTAACGGATGCGCACATAAATCTGACCTTCAAATTAATActtgataagaaaaaattaacattaatttcCTCTTTCGAAATCTAGATCGATCATCCATGGTATCCGATTTTTTTGTAatgaatcataaataaaaaacacactAGGACTCTAATAGAACGTTTGCTTACAGTCACGTGAATTAATTTAACTATGTAAAAGTTTATTAGTTATTTTAGGAGAAAGAGAGCACATCCCGCCAGAGAGATGCGCGCACAAAGCCCCCAAGAACTCTTTTATTTggtgataaaataataacacaCAAACCAAAGTATACAACAATAAGACGAATAGGAATCACGAAATTTAAAAGCAGTTGATGATGAATTAATTAAGGGCAAAACACAAGCCTATAATCAGATCCTCCCATGCAAGTGAACATGCTGCTTGCGTCATCCATAGGGTAACTAAAGGCATCTGGACACCTCTCCTTGAAGAACTTGGAATAATCAGTGGGACCGCAACCCGCAGCACCGGTGCTACAACAGTACTGAGTCGTATTGAAAACCGTGCACGGGTTGTTGCAGCCGCCGGGAACCTGAAGCTGAGTGGGACACTCTCCGATGATGTCGGCGGCGCATTTCACGGAGCTGCAGTTGTAGGTCGGGCTCACCTGCAAGGGAATGTTGAAACCGTCGACGAGGGAGATGTCGTAGAAGTCGAGGTTGTTGTACTGGTTCAACGCGAATTCCACCAACGTGTTCGGAGGTGTACCTGTTTTGTTGCACTCAAGAACACCGTCGCAGTCGCCGGTGAGGCACTTCCCGCGT encodes:
- the OLPa gene encoding osmotin-like protein, acidic precursor; protein product: MAVTKSLSIFLFIAISCVAVAQAANFNITNNCTYTVWAAAVPGGGSRLNPGESWNISVTNGTTGGRIWGRTNCTFDNAGRGKCLTGDCDGVLECNKTGTPPNTLVEFALNQYNNLDFYDISLVDGFNIPLQVSPTYNCSSVKCAADIIGECPTQLQVPGGCNNPCTVFNTTQYCCSTGAAGCGPTDYSKFFKERCPDAFSYPMDDASSMFTCMGGSDYRLVFCP